The region ggattaaaactgcacatccaacttgattggcttgttcctacaccagtaataataataataataataataataatgacatttattaagtgcttactatgtgccaagcactgttctaagcgctggggaggttacaaggtgatcaggttgtcccacagggggctcaaagtcttaatccccattttacagatgagggaactgaggtacagagaagtgaagtgacttgcccaaagtcacacagctgacaattggcggtgccgggatttgaacccatgacgtctgactccaaagcctgtgctctttccactgagccacgtcccagtgcttgggacggtgcgtggcacgtggtaagtgctcaaccattaaaaaaaaaagaaaagacaagAAAGAAGGATTGTCAGGCCTTACCTTGATCACCTCCGGGGTTTGCTGTATTGATACCACTGGAATGGCTTCTTTGGCTTTGTCATTTGGGGGATTCCTACACACAGGCGCCGGGGTCTGGGAGGATGCTGTCAAGGTCTCCTGTAGAATCTGCATCACTTCCTTTTCTTTGGAAAGACTTCCTCTTCCTGATTTGCATTCGACCAGCTCTTGAGCAAAGCCTTCAATACTCTCTAGGATCCGGAGTAAGAGGGCTCGGTCTTCTTCCTCTATTTTATGGCCATTGGTTTCTATGATCCTCGACAAACAGGAAGAAGGGGCTTTCTCCGAGAGGGCGGGAACTTTCGATTTGGATTCGGGATCCACGGGGGCCTGCCCGATCGCTCGACTTGGGTCGGGAAAAGACGCGATGGCGCTCCCCGCCACAAAAGGCTCCCTCAGGGTGCTCTCCATCTTCTGGGAAAAGCATTCCAAATCCAACAGCAACCGATCGATCTCCTCCTGGTTATTAAGGTTTGTCGAATCCCTGTGGCCCGGCGCTTCATCTCTGGGGACTTTGGACCCCGGCTCCTCTTCGAATACCTGAAGGAGGGCTGGTTTCTCAAAGATCTCGTCGGGCGTTTCAGCTGACGGTGAGGCAGGAACTCCGTCAAAATCTGAATTCTCATCTCTACATTCTGTCCTAGTTTGACTTCCCTTTAAAGGGGGCTGGGGAAGTTGGTTCTCGCTCGTCTTTACCCTGCccgctcctttctccccctctgattCTTCCTCGATGAAAAGAGTTTCCATGAAATCCGGTGAAGACGCGCATTCTAACGGCTTTGGACTCCGGGCCGGTTGGCCAGACCTCACGGTTCGGGGGTCGCGACGCTCGATGTCGGCTAAGACATCCGTGGGGTCCTCCACAAAGCTGCTGCCCTCCTTACCCCGTGGCGACTCAGCGGCCTGGAACTGCCTCGTGACTGAGGAAGGTAGCTGGACCACGTCCTCGTATTTGGGGGGCTGCTCGGTGCCAAATatcggggagaagggaggaggctgcAGCGCGGAAAAACTGTTGGCCAGTTCCGTCAGATCGGAGCCCTTGAGATATCCGGACTGGACAAATTCAAAGGGAAGCTTTTTCAGGTAAGAAGCCAACTTGGTCATGACGTTCATGTAGACAGTTTCGGAGCCGTGAAACGAGTCCTGACCACTGTCCTCGCTGCCGCCGCCCCCCGATTTCTTTCTGATGCACTGCTTTATGATGTCTGTGCATTTCTTCAAGTCTTCGGAGCACTTAAGCAGGATATCTAAGCACATCTTGATGTCCGCCCCCGAAGCCGAACTGTCCAGCTTGTGTTTTTCCAAAATCTGGGCGATCAGGTTCTCTTCGGAGAAGTTCTGGAGAAGCCAGGATGCCATGTTGGTCTCCAAGGAGCCGCTGTGGGACAGAGGTTTCTCTTCCAACGAGGCGCTCCGGAGCAGACCGAAAGGCGGCCCGTTCCCGTCACCTTGGCACTGGCCATAGATCAGGTCGAAATCCACCGACCTCCGACTGAATGAGTCCGACTtcaccttccttccctttttGTACGCTGCGTGGTTGCTGTTCTTGATTTTCTCGAGGGAGAATTCCTTAATTTTTCCGCTGGCAAAACTTATAGCCTCTCCTGCGATGTCTTTTAGATTGCAGGTGCTCTGAACGGCGAATCCCTTCCTGACCTTGGCAATCCCCGGGAAAACCTGAGGATTCTCTTCACTCCCGGCCAGCGAAAGTCCATTCTCGTGGGGCAGAAATCTACGGCCCAGTTCCGGGTCTCCGGGGACAGGCCCGGTCGCGGACAGGAGTCCCGCGCAGAGACCGTGATGGGCCACGATGCAGTCCACCCCATGTCGGAAGGTTTGGCACGTGCCGCTGCAATAGTGGATTGCCTGCTGAAAGCGCCGATCTATCACGACGCTGTTGTAGCAGTTCACAGTGCTAACTACAAGCCGGTAGGCTGCTGCCATACCATTAATTCCTCTCAACAGGGGGACTCTGAAATCGGGAACAAGCCGGGATTCGAGCCGGCTCCAGACCCAGGCCGGGTACGTATCTGAGGATGTTCGAGTTTCGCGGGTAACTCGCTCATTCGGAGAAATGGCGTTTCCTTCGCTGGGAAACACCAACCGCCCCCGAAGTCTGAGGTGGGACTTTCCTGTCTGAATACAGTAGCCTGTGCACATGTGAAGTGGGcttggggcggcggggggggagggggggggtcacATCCTGCGGTTATTTTGCAGACCCAAGGGACGACGCGTACTTCTCCAACTTCTCAAATGCAGTCCCCGTTGGTAGACTATTTTAGGAAATGTAACGCGATCATTCCCGGAAAACCTTTTCCCTTTGGTTATTCTGCAGGTCCTTGAGGTGGAAAGCGGGGGCGGGTCTCAGTCTGCATTGCGGATGCGCTGTGATCCCAGAGACCACCGTGACTTTGAATAATCCATCTCTTACATTTACGAGAGGCACCTGTGAGAACAACAAAAAAGAAGAGTCAGAAAGAACGGCCTATACTTCCTGAATAGCAGACAGAAGAAAGCGAACATCTTCAAGAAAGAGCCTAAAAACATAGATGCTTTTAATGAATAATAAGAGAGGATAAACTGCAGTAGCTCCTTTTGGACTGGGCTGATTGTTACAAActcgggactagaatccaggtcttcctgactttcaagccatgctctttccaataggctacgctgcttcatgactgactgattgattcttgatACGATGGAAACCTGAAGGACACAGGAAAACAACCATATCCCAGCCAGCacgtttcactcctctaacaccactgtacctcattctcgcctgtcccgtcgtcgaccccagcccacgtcctccccctggcccggaatggccttcctccgcacatctgtgcggagcactgtgtgctctgcacacagtaagcgctcaataaatacgattgattgattgatctgccaagctagctctcttcctcccttcaaagccctactgagagctcacctcctccaagagaccttcccacactgagccccccttttcctctcctcctccccatcccctctgccctacctccttctgctccccacaacacctgtatttatgtttgtgcagatttattgttctattttacctgtacaattttattattctatttattttattaatgatgtgtatatagctataattctgtttattctgatggtattgacacctgtgtacttgttttgctttgttgtctgtctcccccttctagactatgagcccgctgtggggtagggaccgtctctatctgttgccaacttgtacttcccaagtgcttagtagagtgctctgcacacagtaagcgctcaataaatatgattgaatgaatgacagtaagcgctccataaatatgattgaatgaatgaatgaatgaacaccagcctacctcattctcatctgtttcaaacaatcaatgatattcattgagcacttactgtgtgcagagcaccgtactaagcacttctcatctttcagtcaaccaatggtatttatcgagcacttactgcatgcagagcgctctactaagcactttttgtctcactcaatcaacaatcaatggtctttattgaatgcttacagtgtgcagagcgctgtacttagcacttgggacagtaccaagcaacaaagatggtagacctgttccctgcccactacgagctttcTGGCTCAGGCCCTGCCTCCTGCTTAGGACGCCCTTCCCTTTCACATCCTACAAACCACTGCTCTACttattttcaaaaccctcctgaaatcacatctcttccaagagacctaatctccccaccctatttctcctcctctgcacctaagcattaatcaatcaatcatatttattgagcgcttactgtgtgcagagcactgcactgagcgcttgggaagtacaagttggcaacatatagagacagtccctacccaacagtgggctcacagtctagaagggggagacagagaacagaaccaaacatactaacaaaataaaatagaatagatttgtacaagtaaaataaatagagtaataaatatgtacaaacatatatacatatactcatCCGCAACCAGTGCCGACCACAGTACTTTAAAACTCTGTGGCTTCActctatctgtacatatttattctatttattttattttgttaatgtgttttgttgtctgtctcccccttttagactgtgagcccattgttgggtagggactgtctctatatgttgccaacttgtacttcccaagcgcttagtacagtgctctgcacacagtaagcgctcaataaatacgattgattgattgattgatttgccctgcTAAAGTGTTAACTGCTTGAGGGTTGAAATAATACCTACTAACTGTACTGTCAATAAAGAAAgccttctcccaagggcttagttcagtgctctccacagaccAAGTGCCCAAtatatattactactattattcttattattgttatatgttaagcacttactatccgtcaagccttggttttttttttattgagcgcttactgtgtgcagagcactgtactaagcgcttgggaagtacaagtcggcaacgtatagagacagtccctacccaacagtgggctcacagtctagaaggggggggacagacaacaaaacatattaacaaaataaaataaatagaataaatatgtacaagtaaaatagagtaataaatatgtacaaacatatatacatattatcatcatcatcaaacaccatcattattattagtagtagtataggcCTCGTCGAGCTGGTGGCGACGAGACAGGCCGAATCTCAGTAGTCAAACGTGAGCCCGAGGGGGCAAGGGCGGCCCCCTTGTTCTAAGCAGGTCAGTCGTCAAGTccatcgtactgattgagtgcttactgtgtgcagaggattgtaataataataataagccatttattaaatgcttactatgtgcaaagcactgttctaagcgctggggaggttacaaggtgatcaggttgtcccacggggggctcacagtcttcatccccattttacagatgaggtaactgaggcacagagaagtgaagtgacttgcccaaagtcacacagctgacaagtggcggagccgcgatttgaacccatgacctctgactccaaagcccgggctctttccactgagccacactgcttcccctgtaataatatatgttgccaacttgtacttcccaagcgcttagtacagtgctctacacacagtaagcactcaataaatacgattgattgattgattgattaataataataataatggcatttgttaagcgcttactatgtgcaaagcactgttctaagcgctggggaggtgacaaggtgatcaggttgtcccacggggggctcacagtcttcatccccattttacagatgaggtaactgaggcacagagaagtgaagtgacttgcccaaagtcacccagctgacaagtggcagagccgggatttgaacacatgaactccgactccaaggcccaggctctttccaacgagCTACGCTgctcctgtactaagctcttgggagagtacaatataacagacacattccctgcccacaatgagcttacaatctaaagggggagacggacattaaaataaatataattacagatatgtacgaaagtactgtggggccgaggggggtggatgaataaagggaggaagtcacggcgacgcagaaaggagtgggagaagaggaaaagggaggcttagtcagggaaggtctcttggaagagatgtgccttcaataaggctttgaaggtgggaagactaattgtctgtaggttatgaagaggaaggggggtctagaccagaggcaggatgtgggtgagagatcggggCAAgaaagacgagaacgaggtacggtgggaaggttagaattagaggagcaaagcgggccggctgggttgcagtaggaaagtagcgaggtgagaaaggagggccttcccaaactgagccccttccttcctctcctcctcatcccccctctatcccccccgtcttacctccttcccttccccacagcacctgtatatatgtatatatgtttgtacagatttattactccatttattttacttgtgcatataggagaagcagcgtggctctgtggaaagagcacgggctttggagtcagacgtcatgggttcaaatcccggctccgtcacttgtcagcttgtgactttgggcaagtcacttaacttctctgggcttcagttacctcatctgtaaaatgaggattaagattgtgagcccccctgtgggacaacctgatcaccttgtaacctccccagcacttagaacagtgctttgcacataataagtgcttaataaatgccattattattatatctattccatttattttattttgttaatatgtttggttttgttctctgtctcccccttctagactgtgagcccgctgttgggtagggactgtctctagatgttgccaacttgtatttcccaagcgcttagcacagtgctctgcacacagtaagcgctcaataaatacgactgattgattgaggggacaaggggatagagaaccagcgtggcttagtggatagagcccgggcctgggaaacagaggttgtggattctaatcccaacttggccatttgtcagctgtgtgactttgggcaagtcgcttccctgctctgggcctcagttacctcatctggaaaatgggaatcaagactgggagccccaagtgggacaacctgatcaccttgtatctatcccagcgtttagaacagtgcttgtcacatagtaagcacttaacaaataccattattattattattattattgagtgctttaaagccgaggggagggagaccaggtattgaatttccattttacagaggaggaactaaggcacagagaagtgaagtgacccacccaaggtcacacagcagggaactggcagggctgggatgaaaaccaaggtcctcgggctcccaggcccggcctccctCCGCTAGGCCACACAGTGAGTAGCCTgatggctaatcaggttggccatggcCGCAGTCcttaatcccacatggggctcccgatctAAGAGGGataacagctactgaatccccattttacagttgaggaaactgaggtgcagagaagtcgagtgacttgtccaaggtcacacagcaagcaattggcagaactgggattagaatctcggtcctctgacccccaggctctctccaccaggcgatgctgcttttcactagaccacgctgcttctcactgtaagcgcttaatacagtgctctgcacacagtaagagctcgataaatatgattgaatgaatgaatgattggttagAGCGCTctgcagtgttgaaagcagccatGAGGTCTAGGAGGGTTAAGAGTGAGTAGATGccaatggatttggcaaggaggacgttcattcattcattcattcattcaatcgtatttattgagcgcttactgtgtgcagagcactgtactaagtgcttgggaagtacaagttggcaacatagagagacagtccctacccaacagcaggctcacagtctagaaggaggagacaggcaacaaaacatgtggacaggtgtcatcagaataaatagaagtaaagctagacaaaataaatagacaaaataaatagacaaaatgaATTGACAAAATACAAAatacattgacaaaataaatagaatagtaaatatgtacaagtaaaataaatagagtaatcaatctgtacaaacatatatacaggtgctgtggggaggggaaggaggtagggccagggggatggggagggggagaggaaaaagggggctcagtctgggaaggcctcctggaggaggtgagctctcagtagggttttgaagggaggaagagagctagcttgaaggatgtgcggagggagggcattccaggccgggggaggacgtgggccgggggtcgtcggtgggacgggcgagaacgaggcccggtgaggaggttagcggcggcagaggagtggagggtgcgggctgggctggagaaggagagaagggaggtgaggtaggagggggttgtTGCAGTGAAGTTAACAAAAACCAAGTTTTAGAGGGActtgggagagaggaagtggaggcagcccgTAGCAGCTGCTGCTAAAGTAGTCCACATTAAGGACTTTTCAGCTAAAATGTCTGtcttagtagtagcagcagtagcgatagtatgtattaagtgcttactgtgtgcacagcactgttctaatcactgagaaagaataccaaggtgggaattagacatggtctgtggtctcttggggggctcacaatagaCCATTACtttctttttggtatttgttaagcccttactatgtgccggactctgtactaagcgctggggcagatacagataatcaggttggacattgtcccttttccacatggggaacacagttttaatccccattttacaaatcttgCCACTtatccgcgtggctcagtggaaagagcccgggctttggagtcagaggtcatgggttcaaatcccggctctgccacttgtcagctgtgtgactttgggcaagtcacttcacttctctgggcctcagttccctcatctgtaaaatggggattaagactgtgagccctccatgggacaacctgatcaccttgtaacctccccagtgcttagaacagtgctttgcacatagtaagcgcttaataaatgccattattattattattattattattattatctatctctccaccgccctttcacccacatccagcctctggcctggagcttccaccctcttcatatccgacagatgattataatccccatcttcaaagctttattcaaagcacatctccaccaagagaccttcccggactaagccctcaattcctcttctcccactcccttgtgagTCTAccgtacacttggatttgcatctttcATTCGCTCCAACCTTAGCCACACAGcacttttaaaaatggcatttattaagcaattactcgcac is a window of Tachyglossus aculeatus isolate mTacAcu1 chromosome 1, mTacAcu1.pri, whole genome shotgun sequence DNA encoding:
- the PPP2R3A gene encoding serine/threonine-protein phosphatase 2A regulatory subunit B'' subunit alpha isoform X1, with translation MAAAYRLVVSTVNCYNSVVIDRRFQQAIHYCSGTCQTFRHGVDCIVAHHGLCAGLLSATGPVPGDPELGRRFLPHENGLSLAGSEENPQVFPGIAKVRKGFAVQSTCNLKDIAGEAISFASGKIKEFSLEKIKNSNHAAYKKGRKVKSDSFSRRSVDFDLIYGQCQGDGNGPPFGLLRSASLEEKPLSHSGSLETNMASWLLQNFSEENLIAQILEKHKLDSSASGADIKMCLDILLKCSEDLKKCTDIIKQCIRKKSGGGGSEDSGQDSFHGSETVYMNVMTKLASYLKKLPFEFVQSGYLKGSDLTELANSFSALQPPPFSPIFGTEQPPKYEDVVQLPSSVTRQFQAAESPRGKEGSSFVEDPTDVLADIERRDPRTVRSGQPARSPKPLECASSPDFMETLFIEEESEGEKGAGRVKTSENQLPQPPLKGSQTRTECRDENSDFDGVPASPSAETPDEIFEKPALLQVFEEEPGSKVPRDEAPGHRDSTNLNNQEEIDRLLLDLECFSQKMESTLREPFVAGSAIASFPDPSRAIGQAPVDPESKSKVPALSEKAPSSCLSRIIETNGHKIEEEDRALLLRILESIEGFAQELVECKSGRGSLSKEKEVMQILQETLTASSQTPAPVCRNPPNDKAKEAIPVVSIQQTPEVIKVQSKQDKKAATPLPPSGNFASSPRPPSPRPHVNNAASNAPSSVNIPRFYFPKGLPDTCTNHEQSLAKIEATFGEIEDEKSDIYEMGKVAKACGCPLYWKAPMFNAAGGERTGFVSVHSFIAMWRKLLYNYHDDASKFVSLLAKPNCNYLEQEDFIPLLQDVVDTHPGLTFLKDAPEFHSRYITTVIQRIFYTVNRSWSGKITLTEMRKSNFLQTLALLEEEEDINQITDYFSYEHFYVIYCKFWELDSDHDLYINQTDLSRYNDQASSSRIVERIFTGAVTRGNIVQKEGRMSYADFVWFLISEEDKRNPTSIEYWFRCMDLDGDGVLSMYELEYFYEEQCERMEAMGIEPLPFHDLLCQMLDLVKPEVDGRITLRDLKRCRMAHIFYDTFFNLEKYLDHEQRDPFAVQKDAENDGPEPSDWDRFAAEEYEVLVAEESASEQIREGSLEDDETDEPAPPSELGHKGDVPVTSNLSEKSAKLPSMDEE